The following are encoded in a window of Methanofastidiosum sp. genomic DNA:
- a CDS encoding amino acid ABC transporter permease yields the protein MVGLGFQFDLFVRILPELLRGAAITVQLTAFSVAIGTLIGLLMGIARISHYRIINAPATLYVEFIRGTPLLVQIMIVYYGLPALGVNLDQYTSGILALSINSGAYIAEIFKAGIKSIKKGQTEASISLGLNYIQTMRYVILPQATRNILPALGNEFIALLKDSSLVSVIAISELLRRGMIVYSRTYDAWTPLLGVALIYLCITIPLSRAVQYIEKRWEIHD from the coding sequence GTGGTGGGACTAGGATTTCAATTTGATTTATTTGTAAGAATACTTCCAGAGTTATTACGGGGTGCAGCTATAACTGTTCAGCTTACTGCATTTTCTGTTGCTATAGGAACTTTAATCGGACTATTGATGGGTATTGCAAGAATTTCACACTATCGAATTATTAATGCCCCGGCTACGCTGTATGTTGAATTCATCCGAGGAACGCCGCTTTTGGTCCAAATAATGATAGTTTATTATGGATTACCTGCATTAGGGGTAAATCTCGATCAATATACTTCTGGTATACTTGCTTTATCTATTAACAGTGGTGCATATATCGCTGAAATATTTAAAGCAGGAATTAAATCAATTAAAAAGGGACAAACTGAAGCCTCGATTTCATTGGGATTGAATTATATACAAACAATGAGATATGTAATATTGCCACAAGCAACTAGAAATATTCTCCCGGCTTTAGGAAACGAATTTATAGCTTTATTAAAAGATTCTTCACTTGTTTCAGTAATAGCTATCTCTGAACTTTTAAGACGTGGTATGATTGTTTATTCAAGAACTTATGATGCGTGGACGCCACTACTTGGCGTTGCATTAATTTATCTTTGTATTACTATACCACTCTCCAGGGCAGTCCAATACATTGAAAAGAGGTGGGAAATACATGATTAG
- a CDS encoding 2-oxoacid:acceptor oxidoreductase subunit alpha, with translation MEGISIVLCGEAGQGIETIEDILTRILKISRYNVFSAREYMSRVRGGINSTEIRVSPKRNRAYVDRIDLLFALSKNSINHLKGRITENTIIFGDKEVIGDIPNAVDIPLSKTSKKVGSSLFSNTITAGVICGLLNVSEYEINDFISKYFESKGQEIVNKNLEAISQGYELANNIIDSGVSIKARRSDEISGDLGKDILMSGKDAVALGALAGGCNFISGYPMSPATGVLSFMSAHSKEFDIIAEQAEDEISAINMAIGAWYAGGRGMTTTSGGGFALMEEGLSLAGMSETPVVIHIGQRPGPATGLPTRTEQGDLDLSLYAGHGDFARVILSPGSIEDCFYLSKYAFSLADKYQIPVFILTDQYLLDCQYNITSLDYKKYGVKKYVIKTEKEYQRYQFTKTGVSPRGIPGFGEGLIVQTGNEHDETGHTTENAIIRKKMVEKRFKEKLNQLKNEVIYPELLGGKAYKFLLIGWGSTKNIVEEALKELKEPRMGFLYFKQVYPLPREMMGYLINAQKIITIENNASGQFANLIKKETGFDIKYRILKYDGRPFSVEDVVTKIRDILEE, from the coding sequence ATGGAAGGTATTTCTATTGTTCTTTGTGGTGAAGCTGGTCAAGGTATAGAAACTATAGAGGACATTCTAACAAGAATATTAAAAATTTCAAGATACAATGTCTTTTCTGCAAGAGAATATATGTCTAGAGTCAGAGGAGGTATCAATTCAACAGAAATACGTGTGTCTCCAAAACGTAATAGGGCTTATGTAGATAGAATTGACTTATTATTTGCTTTGAGTAAAAACTCTATCAATCATCTAAAAGGTAGGATAACGGAAAATACAATAATATTTGGAGATAAAGAGGTAATAGGCGATATTCCAAATGCGGTTGATATACCTTTATCAAAAACTTCTAAAAAAGTGGGAAGTAGTTTATTTTCTAATACGATTACTGCAGGAGTAATTTGCGGATTGCTAAATGTTTCAGAATATGAGATAAATGATTTTATTTCAAAATATTTTGAAAGCAAAGGACAAGAGATAGTTAACAAGAATCTTGAAGCTATTAGTCAAGGATATGAGTTGGCTAATAATATAATAGATTCTGGAGTTTCTATAAAGGCTAGAAGAAGTGACGAAATATCTGGAGATTTGGGAAAAGATATTCTTATGTCGGGCAAAGATGCAGTTGCACTTGGAGCTCTTGCAGGAGGATGTAATTTTATTTCGGGTTATCCAATGTCACCTGCTACAGGAGTTCTTTCTTTTATGTCAGCACATTCAAAAGAATTTGATATTATAGCCGAACAAGCTGAAGATGAGATAAGTGCAATTAACATGGCCATAGGGGCATGGTATGCAGGCGGAAGGGGAATGACCACAACTTCAGGCGGAGGATTTGCTTTGATGGAAGAAGGATTAAGCCTAGCTGGAATGTCTGAAACTCCTGTTGTTATCCATATAGGGCAGAGGCCAGGTCCAGCTACAGGACTCCCAACAAGGACGGAACAAGGAGATCTTGACCTTTCATTATATGCAGGCCATGGAGATTTTGCTCGAGTGATATTATCTCCAGGAAGTATTGAAGATTGCTTCTATTTATCAAAATATGCTTTTTCTCTAGCAGACAAATACCAGATTCCTGTTTTTATATTAACAGACCAATATTTGTTAGATTGCCAGTATAATATTACATCTCTAGATTATAAGAAATATGGGGTAAAAAAATATGTAATTAAAACAGAAAAAGAGTATCAAAGATATCAGTTCACAAAGACTGGAGTTTCTCCAAGAGGTATACCTGGATTTGGAGAGGGATTAATAGTGCAAACTGGAAATGAGCATGATGAAACTGGCCATACAACTGAAAATGCAATTATAAGGAAAAAGATGGTTGAAAAGAGATTCAAAGAAAAGCTTAATCAGTTGAAAAATGAGGTCATCTATCCCGAACTACTTGGAGGTAAAGCATATAAGTTTCTCTTAATAGGGTGGGGATCTACTAAAAATATTGTAGAAGAAGCCCTAAAAGAATTGAAAGAACCTCGAATGGGATTTCTTTATTTTAAACAAGTTTACCCACTACCAAGAGAAATGATGGGGTACTTAATAAATGCTCAAAAGATTATTACGATAGAAAATAATGCTTCAGGGCAATTTGCAAATCTTATTAAAAAAGAAACGGGTTTTGATATAAAGTATAGAATTTTAAAATATGACGGTAGACCCTTTTCTGTTGAGGACGTTGTGACAAAAATAAGGGATATTT
- a CDS encoding nitroreductase family protein, producing MDVKEAINKRRAYRSLEPAEITPDIINSLAGSAQLSPSCFNNQPWRYVFVTDSEKLIEMHSALSQGNEWAKAASMIIAVFSKKENDCLIKDREYYLFDTGMATAFIILRATEIGLVAHPIAGFSPKKTREILEIPDEMNVITLVIVGKHSSNMNPLMNEDQIEVEKERPERLQVNKFVFMNKYMANK from the coding sequence ATGGATGTAAAAGAAGCCATAAATAAAAGAAGAGCATATAGATCTTTAGAGCCTGCAGAGATAACGCCGGACATCATTAATTCACTAGCTGGAAGTGCTCAACTTTCACCTTCTTGTTTTAATAATCAACCGTGGAGATACGTATTCGTTACAGACTCTGAGAAACTTATTGAAATGCATTCTGCACTTTCCCAAGGGAATGAATGGGCCAAAGCTGCATCAATGATTATAGCTGTATTTTCTAAAAAAGAAAATGACTGTTTGATAAAAGATAGAGAGTACTACTTATTTGACACCGGTATGGCTACTGCGTTCATAATATTGAGGGCAACTGAAATTGGATTAGTTGCCCATCCAATCGCAGGATTCAGCCCGAAAAAAACAAGAGAGATACTAGAGATACCTGATGAGATGAATGTAATTACTCTTGTTATAGTTGGAAAACATTCTTCTAATATGAATCCTTTAATGAATGAAGATCAGATAGAAGTTGAAAAGGAAAGGCCAGAAAGATTACAAGTTAATAAATTTGTTTTTATGAACAAATACATGGCCAATAAATAA
- the budA gene encoding acetolactate decarboxylase, translated as MTKKILILTLTLISLILSLGCIGQGSNPKIEKDILYQYSTIEALLEGIYDGNMTFGELGAHGDYGLGTVNALDGEMIQVDGKFYQIKIDGVAYPISDNEKTPFAVVSFFDLDKSVKINGPLNYKQFTEYLDENIPTNNLYYMVVVKGNFDYIKTRSVPRQQSPYVPLVKAIEGQKTFEFTNVRGTLIGFRMPEYIGDMNVPGYHFHFITEDKKAGGHVLELIIQDQEAYIDYTDNFFMKVPENKLFYNLNSGQGNEEDVQTVEKGK; from the coding sequence ATGACAAAAAAAATTTTAATATTAACGTTGACTTTAATTAGTTTGATATTGAGTTTAGGTTGCATAGGCCAAGGGTCTAATCCAAAAATAGAGAAAGATATACTTTACCAATACTCAACCATTGAAGCTCTTTTAGAAGGAATTTATGATGGCAACATGACTTTCGGAGAACTTGGGGCCCATGGAGACTATGGACTTGGAACAGTCAATGCTCTAGATGGGGAAATGATTCAAGTTGATGGAAAGTTTTACCAAATAAAGATTGATGGAGTAGCCTATCCAATTTCTGATAACGAAAAAACTCCATTTGCGGTAGTATCCTTTTTTGATCTGGATAAATCCGTTAAAATTAATGGCCCATTGAATTACAAGCAATTTACAGAGTATCTTGATGAAAATATACCTACAAATAATCTCTATTATATGGTGGTAGTAAAAGGTAATTTTGATTACATAAAGACTAGAAGCGTCCCTAGACAGCAATCACCTTACGTGCCCTTAGTCAAAGCAATAGAGGGGCAAAAAACTTTTGAATTCACCAATGTAAGGGGAACATTGATAGGTTTTAGGATGCCTGAATACATAGGGGATATGAACGTTCCAGGATATCACTTCCACTTTATTACCGAAGATAAAAAAGCTGGAGGTCATGTTTTAGAATTGATTATTCAAGATCAAGAAGCATATATTGATTATACCGATAACTTCTTTATGAAAGTCCCAGAAAATAAATTATTCTACAATTTGAATTCCGGACAAGGCAATGAAGAAGATGTCCAAACAGTCGAGAAAGGAAAATAA
- a CDS encoding amino acid ABC transporter ATP-binding protein, with the protein MIKMTHVKKSFGDLVVLKDINLEIKKGEVLVVLGPSGSGKSTLIRCINRLEKIDEGQIILEGTDIYSPDMDVHELRTKVGMVFQQFNLFPHMKVLDNVILSPIKVKKISKDVAKKEALELLKKVGLEDKSNSYPHELSGGQQQRVAIARALAMNPDVMLFDEVTSALDPELVKGVLETMKELAKMGMTMIVVTHEMGFAKEVADRVIFMDEGYIIEENEPKELFENPKNPRTQAFISKIL; encoded by the coding sequence ATGATAAAAATGACACATGTAAAAAAATCTTTTGGAGATCTAGTTGTACTGAAGGACATTAATCTTGAAATAAAGAAAGGTGAAGTCTTAGTAGTTCTCGGACCTTCTGGATCAGGTAAAAGTACTTTGATTAGATGTATTAATAGGTTGGAGAAAATAGATGAGGGCCAAATTATACTAGAAGGAACGGACATCTATTCTCCAGATATGGATGTTCATGAGTTAAGGACAAAAGTTGGAATGGTATTCCAACAATTCAATTTGTTCCCGCATATGAAGGTACTAGACAATGTGATTCTTTCCCCGATAAAAGTTAAGAAGATTTCCAAAGATGTTGCAAAGAAAGAAGCATTAGAACTACTAAAAAAGGTGGGACTTGAAGACAAATCTAACTCTTATCCTCATGAACTTTCTGGAGGGCAACAACAAAGAGTTGCAATTGCAAGAGCACTTGCTATGAATCCTGATGTTATGTTGTTTGATGAAGTTACATCTGCTCTAGATCCAGAACTTGTTAAAGGAGTTCTCGAAACAATGAAAGAACTTGCAAAAATGGGAATGACTATGATTGTTGTCACCCACGAAATGGGATTTGCAAAAGAAGTAGCAGATAGAGTTATTTTCATGGATGAAGGATATATAATCGAAGAAAATGAACCTAAAGAGCTATTTGAAAATCCAAAGAATCCAAGAACTCAGGCATTTATATCAAAGATACTATAA
- a CDS encoding basic amino acid ABC transporter substrate-binding protein, giving the protein MKRIGQISIVLLLVLAVVAASGCTGTQSRKLVEEGYLTIGTEAQFPPFEIRKADGSFYGFDIALGEALAKELGLKPKFVDTDFASIIASLNSGKFDIAMSAMTITEERKKTVNFSDSYFDAGLSMAVPFNSNVQTINDLNGAIVGVQLGTTGDLYASELKNIKEVKRYNHAPDAFLDMKNGKLDAVINDDVVSKPIVASDPTAFKIVGGLLTVEEYGIAIPKDNPDLLVKVNAALKKLKENGTYDQIYDQYIVNWSEE; this is encoded by the coding sequence ATGAAAAGAATAGGACAAATAAGCATTGTATTACTATTGGTATTGGCTGTCGTTGCAGCCAGTGGATGTACTGGTACACAAAGCAGAAAATTAGTAGAAGAAGGATACCTTACCATTGGTACTGAAGCTCAGTTCCCCCCTTTTGAAATAAGGAAGGCTGATGGAAGTTTCTACGGTTTTGATATTGCTTTGGGTGAAGCTTTAGCTAAAGAACTAGGACTTAAGCCAAAGTTCGTTGATACTGATTTTGCTTCAATAATTGCATCACTAAATTCTGGAAAATTTGACATTGCCATGTCTGCTATGACTATAACTGAAGAAAGAAAGAAAACAGTTAACTTCTCAGATTCATACTTTGATGCCGGTCTTAGCATGGCCGTTCCATTCAACAGCAACGTGCAAACAATTAATGACCTAAATGGCGCAATAGTTGGCGTTCAACTTGGAACTACAGGAGATCTATACGCATCTGAACTCAAAAACATAAAAGAAGTAAAGAGATACAACCATGCGCCAGACGCATTTCTAGACATGAAAAACGGAAAATTAGACGCAGTAATTAACGATGACGTTGTTTCAAAGCCTATCGTTGCAAGTGACCCTACAGCATTCAAGATTGTTGGTGGATTACTTACAGTAGAAGAATATGGAATTGCAATTCCAAAAGACAATCCAGACTTACTCGTGAAAGTAAACGCAGCCCTTAAAAAACTCAAAGAAAACGGAACCTACGACCAAATATACGACCAATACATAGTTAACTGGTCTGAAGAATAA